The following coding sequences lie in one Glycine max cultivar Williams 82 chromosome 19, Glycine_max_v4.0, whole genome shotgun sequence genomic window:
- the LOC100305930 gene encoding uncharacterized protein isoform X1 encodes MGSTSASALRLSSMVSVSPNCNCSSMTLMKKTAMAMAMAPFSLAMKIKSKRGGIRCEVAINAVDEESRTSPEETKIGARVKVKEAGLKVYHVPKVGELDLTGLEGEIKQYVGLWNGKRISANLPYKVQFLTDIPGRGPVKFFAHLKEDEFDYL; translated from the coding sequence ATGGGCAGCACTAGTGCGAGTGCCCTCAGGCTATCGTCGATGGTCAGCGTGTCCCCGAATTGCAATTGCTCATCGATGACGCTTATGAAGAAGACGGCGATGGCGATGGCGATGGCTCCTTTTTCACTTGCAATGAAAATCAAAAGCAAAAGGGGTGGTATTAGGTGCGAGGTGGCTATTAATGCGGTGGATGAGGAGTCGAGGACGTCACCGGAGGAGACGAAGATCGGAGCGCGTGTGAAGGTGAAGGAGGCGGGTTTGAAGGTGTACCACGTCCCCAAAGTTGGGGAGCTTGACCTAACGGGTCTGGAAGGCGAGATCAAGCAGTACGTTGGCCTCTGGAACGGTAAGCGAATCTCCGCCAATCTTCCTTACAAGGTTCAGTTTCTCACCGACATCCCCGGTCGTGGTCCTGTCAAGTTCTTTGCCCACCTCAAGGAAGATGAATTCGACTATCTTTAG